The Oncorhynchus mykiss isolate Arlee chromosome Y, USDA_OmykA_1.1, whole genome shotgun sequence genomic sequence TCTGACTCCTCCCCCAGCTGTATGATTCTGATATCTGACTCCTCCCCCAGCTCTTACCCCCCAGGACCTCCTCACCCCCACCCTGTACCATGGTTACTATGTCCGTCCAAGAATCACCAAGCAGCTAGGGCGGGGCTTCTCTGATATAGAGGCGGAGCCAGGGAAGTGGACCGTTCGATTGGACGTGTGTCAGTTCACTCCTGATGAAGTCACTGTTCGCACTGTCGACAACCTACTGGAGGTAAAGActtctaacccctgacctctaacgaAATGGTTGATGGACAtcaacaaattaatacataccatatgaaacacaatataaagtATCACACGTAATGGAGTGTCTCTGATTTacttacagaataatatgaaatgctctaaGACTAGGTGGCTTTGAATGCCACTTTGGTCAACTTATTAGTGGTTGTCCCAGTGTTGGCCACTCTGGTCAACTTATTGAGTGGTTGTCCCAGTGTTGGCCACTCTAGTCAACTTATTGAGTGGTTGTCCCAGTGTTGGCCACTCTAGTCAACTTATTAGTGGTTGTCCCAGTGTTGGCCACTCTAGTCAACTTATTGAGTGGTTGTCCCAGTGTTGGCCACTCTGGTCAACTTATTGAGTGGTTGTCCCAGTGTTGGCCACTCTAGTCAACTTATTGAGTGGTTGTCCCAGTGTTGGCCACTCTGGTCAACTTATTGAGGAGTTGTCCCAGTGTTGGCCACTCTAGACAACTTATTGAGTGGTTGTCCCAGTGTTGGCCACTCTACTCAACTTATTAGTGGTTGTCCCAGTGTTGGTCACTCTACTCAACTTATTAGTGATTGTCCCAGTATTGGCCACTCTAGTCAACTTATTGAGGAGTTGTCCCAGTGTTGGCCACTCTAGTCAACTTATTGAGTGGTTGTCCCAGTGTTGGCCACTCTGGTCAACTTATTGAGTGGTTGTCCCAGTGTTGGCCACTCTAGTCAACTTATTGAGTGGTTGTCCCAGTGTTGGCCACTCTGGTCAACTTATTGAGTGGTTGTCCCAGTGTTGGCCACTCTAGTCAACGTATTAGTGGTTGTCCCAGTATTGGCCACTCTAGTCAACTTATTGAGTGGTTGTCCCAGTGTTGGCCACTCTGGTCAACTTATTGAGTGGTTGTCCCAGTGTTGGCCACTCTAGTCAACTTATTGAGTGGTTGTCCCAGTGTTGGCCACTCTGGTCAACTTATTGAGGAGTTGTCCCGGTGTTGGCCACTCTGGTCAACTTATTGAGTGGTTGTCCCAGTGTTGGCCACTCTAGTCAACTTATTGAGTGGTTGTCCCAGTGTTGGCCACTCTGGTCAACATATTGAGGAGTTGTCCCATTGTTGGCCACTCTAGTCAACTTATTGAGTGGTTGTCCCATTGTTGGCCACTCTAGTCAACTTATTGAGGAGTTGTCCCAGTGTTGGCCACTCTGGTCAACTTATTGCCCCCACCCCGTGAAGGGGTTGCATCCGAGCGACACTTCAAAATGGTCCTCAATGGCGATGCCCACGCTAAAAATACCTCTATCATGCTCTATTCCCCTGATTAACATGACCTGTtacccctgacctcaaacccCTAATCAAACCTTCTGGAGTTAAagacgtgtctctctctctccctcttccttggttcgttgtggtgtgtgtttgtgcgtgtgtgtgtgtcaggtcagtggtAACCACTCCCAGAGACAAGATGTCCACGGGTTCATCAGTCGGTCGTTTACGAGGACCTACATACTTCCTGTGGGTGTCGACCCTCTACTGCTCTTCGTCGACCTATCACACGACGgcatcctctctgtctccgcTCCCCGGACAACCCCCGACCCGCCCTCTTCACACACgcatatcatacacacacacaccgacaagACAACCTAGTgacgacacacagacacaaccaaaATACGACCTAGTGTCCTCTGTCATGGATCAACCCCAATTCCCCCtaggatcaaccccaacaccctctaggatcaaccccaacaccctctAGGATCAACCCAACACCCTCTAGGATCAACCCCAATTCCCCTTAGGATCAACCTCAATTCTCCTtaggatcaaccccaacaccctctaggatcaaccccaacaccctctaggatcaaccccaacaccctctAGGATCAACCCAACACCCTCTAGGATCAACCCCAATACCCTCTAGGATCAACCCAACACCCTCTAGGATCAACCCCAATACCCTCTAGTGTCCTCTGTCATGGATCAACCCCAATACCCTCTAGGATCAACCCCAATTGCCCCtaggatcaaccccaacaccctctAGGATCAACCCCAATACCCCCTAGTGTCCTCTGTCATGGATCAACCCCAATACCCTCTAGTGTCCTCTGTCATGGATCAACCCCAATACGCCCTAGTGTCCTCTGTCATGGATCAACCCCAATACCCCCTAGTGTCCTCTGTCATGGATCAACCCCAATACCCCCTAGTGTCCTCTGTCATGGATCAACCCCAATACCCTCTAGGATCAAACCCAATACGCCCTAGTGTCCTCTGTCATGGATCAACCCCAATATCCCCTAGTGTCCTCTGTCATggatcaaccccaacaccctctAGGATCAACCCCAATACCTCCTAGTGTCCTCTGTCATggatcaaccccaacaccctctAGGATCAACCCCAATACCCCCCAGTGTCCTCTGTCATGGATCAACCCCAATTCCCCCtaggatcaaccccaacaccctctaggatcaaccccaacaccctctaggatcaaccccaacaccctctaggatcaaccccaacaccctctaggatcaaccccaacaccctctAGGATCAACCCCAATACCCTCTAGGATCAACCCAACACCCTCTAGGATCAACCCCAATACCCTCTAGTGTCCTCTGTCATGGATCAACCCCAATACCCTCTAGGATCAACCCCAATTGCCCCtaggatcaaccccaacaccctctAGGATCAACCCCAATACCCCCTAGTGTCCTCTGTCATGGATCAACCCCAATACCCTCTAGTGTCCTCTGTCATGGATCAACCCCAATACGCCCTAGTGTCCTCTGTCATGGATCAACCCCAATACCCCCTAGTGTCCTCTGTCATGGATCAACCCCAATACCCCCTAGTGTCCTCTGTCATggatcaaccccaacaccctctAGGATCAACCCCAATACCCCCCAGTGTCTTCTGTCATGGATCAACCCCAATTCCCCCtaggatcaaccccaacaccctctaggatcaaccccaacaccctctAGGATCAACCCAACACCCTCTAGGATCAACCCCAATTCCCCTTAGGATTAACCTCAATTCTCCTtaggatcaaccccaacaccctctaggatcaaccccaacaccctctaggatcaaccccaacaccctctaggatcaaccccaacaccctctAGGATCAACCCAACACCCTCTAGGATCAACCCCAATACCCTCTAGGATCAACCCAACACCCTCTAGGATCAACCCCAATACCCTCTAGTGTCCTCTGTCATGGATCAACCCCAATTCCCCCtaggatcaaccccaacaccctctaggatcaaccccaacaccctctaggatcaaccccaacaccctctaggatcaaccccaacaccctctaggatcaaccccaacaccctctAGGATCAACCCCAATACCCTCTAGGATCAACCCAACACCCTCTAGGATCAACCCCAATACCCTCTAGTGTCCTCTGTCATGGATCAACCCCAATACCCTCTAGGATCAACCCCAATTGCCCCtaggatcaaccccaacaccctctAGGATCAACCCCAATACCCCCTAGTGTCCTCTGTCATGGATCAACCCCAATACCCTCTAGTGTCCTCTGTCATGGATCAACCCCAATACCCCCTAGTGTCCTCTGTCATGGATCAACCCCAATACCCTCTAGGATCATACCCAATACGCCCTAGTGTCCTCTGTCATggatcaaccccaacaccctctaggatcaaccccaataccccctagtgtcctctgtcatggatcaaccccaacaccctctAGGATCAACCCCAATACCCCCCAGTGTCTTCTGTCATGGATCAACCCCAATTCCCCCTATgatcaaccccaacaccctctaggatcaaccccaacaccctctaggatcaaccccaataccccctagtgtcctctgtcatggatcaaccccaataccctctagtgtcctctgtcatggatcaaccccaataccccctagtgtcctctgtcatggatcaaccccaataccccctagtgtcctctgtcatggatcaaccccaacaccctctaggatcaaccccaataccccctagtgtcctctgtcatggatcaaccccaacaccctctAGGATCAACCCCAATACCCCCCAGTGTCTTCTGTCATGGATCAACCCCAATTCCCCCtaggatcaaccccaacaccctctaggatcaaccccaacaccctctAGGATCAACCCAAC encodes the following:
- the hspb2 gene encoding heat shock protein beta-2; the encoded protein is MMAERTVPHAYPMSTQCELNSPRRIYDQNFGEALTPQDLLTPTLYHGYYVRPRITKQLGRGFSDIEAEPGKWTVRLDVCQFTPDEVTVRTVDNLLEVSGNHSQRQDVHGFISRSFTRTYILPVGVDPLLLFVDLSHDGILSVSAPRTTPDPPSSHTHIIHTHTDKTT